A region of the Cucurbita pepo subsp. pepo cultivar mu-cu-16 unplaced genomic scaffold, ASM280686v2 Cp4.1_scaffold000252, whole genome shotgun sequence genome:
ATATATACAATATATCTAAATGCATGGATACAAATACAGAGACAAATAGTACACTCATTTAGATATATACAGCAGCTAACAAGAAATTCTTGCAAATAGGACAACTTGCTAGCTTCTACACCGTCATTTCTAGGTTACTGaatataacagcccaagcccaccgctagcagatattttcctctttgggttttccccttcgggcttcccctcaaggtttttaaaaagcgtctgcaagggagaggtttccacacccttataaagaatatttcattctcctctccaaacgatgtgagatatcacaatccacccactttaggcccagcgtcctcgcgaacactcgttcccctctgcaattgatgtgggatctcacaatctaccccccttcgaggctcaacgtcctagctgacacaccacctagtgtctgcctctaataccatttgtaacagcccaagtccaccactagcaaatattatcctctttgggattcccctcgaggtttttagaacgcgtctacaagggaaaggtttccacacccttataaagaatgtttcgttctcctctccaaacgatgtgagatctcacaatccaacctcttcggggcctagggtcctcgctgacactcattcccctctccaatcgatgtgggatctcacaatccatcccctttcggggcccagcgtcctcgctggcacaccacccagtgtctggcattgtaacaattcaagcccaccgctagtaaattttttcctctttgggctttccctttcgggctttccctcaaggtttttaaaacgcgtctattagggagaagtttccacactcttataaagaatgtttcattctcctctccaaacgatgtgagatctcacaatccaccccccttcagggccagcgtcctcgctgacacttgttcccctctccaatcgaggtgggatctcacactaaatATGTTGAACTCTTCTCAAACAATTtcagaaaaatatgaaaatataactAGCCAAACCTCAAATCAAATGTAGCACTAGTTTTTTACCAAAtgatacaaaatattaatgaggCCATTGTCAGATAAGCTCTGGAAGGAAATAACTAAATACCATACATTGATGATTAGTACACTAAAGTAAGATGCTATCAGGAGAAATAATCCTTGCATATAagattttcaaacttttcatcaagaaaataactaaTTCAACGTGATGACGTTAGCATGAGATCTAAGCATGATATATGCTACCATGAAAGCCAACGTTCCTTTTACAAGAGCATAATCGAATCATAGTATTAAACAGGCCGGTGTAATAATTGAGCGGAGGAGGGGGGGAAGGGAAGGCACCATGAGAtgatttaattcaaatttctatccTGGCAGGATAAACAATAATGCATTTCATTCATACAACGTTCACTTTTCAAACCTAAATCAAGCTCAGatgtaaaatttgaaattcaaccGTAAATACTTATGAACTATGATGGCAAGTAAACTAATAAACAAACGGAATAAACTTGTACCTAACTTTGTTTGCATATTCTACATACCCCTCTCCAAAAGTTTCAACCATCAAAGCTTCTTCTACTTTTGCTTTCTGGCCATAGTATAGTGAGCAAACTGCTACTATGAAAAGCAGGCTACCAGGCGCGCGAAGGGCAGCACAGTAAGTGGCGAAAAGGAGCATTGTGGATGCATATATAGGATGGCGAACCCACCGGTAGGGTCCAAACTGCACGACAGCGGTAGGCACCACGACCTTTTCCGAGTACTTTGCAAGATACAATGAGGAATTGTAGTGAGTTAGAAGAGTTATCAGTATCAAAATCCAAATGCCCACATTGCTCCATCCGCCTGGAACTTGATGAAGCTCTGGTCCTTCAAATGCAGCAAGCCAATGTCCAACCATGATACCCACAGAGAACAGTAAGCGATGCAAATTCGGCATGTTCACATCCCATTTGGGATCATGAGGACGAACAAAGTAATCCCCATATAACCTTTTTCGAATGCtaacattgaagaaaaagaaatagtgaTACACAAAGAAGAACACGAAAGGCCATCCTTCAAGGAATCCATTGAAATAGGCAGGCGGGACAAGGGTGAGCCAAGTGAATAAGGAAGTAACAATAGAAAGTTGCTCGAATATGTTGGCTTCGCCAATTAGGTGCTTTCTCAAGCAGTATAATCCGTAGGCGGCCGTCGCAAAAGCCACAATCCAGGGCCAGAACAACCAAGTCCAGCTGAAATACATCCAGAAGAAGGGattgaaaaacaaattcaaagtcGATTTTACAGCTGCAATTGAAATCGCTAGCACCCCAGACCACTTAACGACATCAAAAGGGGTTGTTCGAGAAAGGGTACCTTGCAGTGAATCAAACGAGAAAAATTCGAAGGGTTTAAGAAATGGGTTCGGGGATTTTGAGCTAACTGCATCAGAAGATGAGCACTTGGGCTGGATTCTCATCGTTCTCGACAAAAACAAGGTAGGAGGCGAATTAGTAGAACCATTCGGACGAGTTATCGATGGAGAAAACCTTAGGTGAAAGGGGGAATTGAAAACCATCAAAGGGGACTTCACCTGTTTGTCGAAATGCCTGAATGGAATTTGGTGCCTATCGACCACAGATAGACCGCggacattggttgaggagtgAAAGCACACGGATGAGGCGGCCATTGTTGCAGAgggaagaaggaaagagagtTATTGGGTCATGGAAAGTTGAGCAACATCACCACTGGTTatagagaagaagagagtggGAATGGCGAAGCGACTAGCAACAGCGGTGGGATAAATTGGCTATCGCACTTGGGTTCGGAAGAGTCCAAGCCCAAAACCTGAATTGAAAAGGGACAAGGGTTGAAATTGAAGACCACCTCGATTAAAAGGGGAGCAAAACATTTTAGATAAGGGTGTTAAGTGATGAGTTTTGACGGCTATGCCGTCCgttaataatatttgctagtggtggacggACTTGATCTATTACAACTCTTGTAATGTACGTATTGAAATtggagatctcacatcggttgaaaagagattgaaacatTTTCGACAAGTGTGCTAGTAGCTAGTAGattcgttttaaaactgtgagtcTGATTGTTATACGTACAGGCCAAAGgtgataatatttgctagtggtgagttTGGGGCTATTACAACTCTCGTATTGCACGAGTTGAATTTggagatcccatatcaattgAAGAGGGGAGCGAAACATTTCCGACAAGGGTGTTATCATACGcgtttaaaaccatgaggttgatgGCTATACGCAACGGGCCAAACctaataatatttgctagtggtgggcttgaaaCTGTTACAACTCTTGTATTGCACGAGTTTAAATcggagatctcacatcggttgaaaagGGGAGCGAAACATTTCCAACAAATAATGCTAGCATACTCGTTTTTAAATTGTGAAGCTGACAGTATACGTAACGAACCAAAgctgacaatatttgctagtggtgggcttgggcggtaaTAAATGATATTGGTGCCAGAACGGGAGATGTGTCAGCATTGACCTAACCCACAAGgagtgtggattgtgagatccaacctTAGGacaaaaatggacaatatttgctagtcgTGAGCTTGGACTCAAGTGTGACATACCTGAACTATAGTCAATCTTTAATTTAACcctcttctattttttcattaaaaaaatatttttagttcacatcttttttttaaattttattttattctagtcagtatacttttaaatatttaattatagtttaaacactctcaataaaattttaaactagtcctcaaaaaattaataatcataaattacaataacacatatttttaaaaatcgtaaaaaatattaataaataattttgttcgTCAGAAAAAACtatccaataaaataattagtcgaatatttttaaaatttatttttaagaatagttttttttttttaacaaatttgatttttttttttttgtaatatcatatggatatttaaaagaactcgcaataaaatatattttttaattacaatttgtgaataattaattaaaagtcaacttaagtgatgaatataatttGTTGTCACATCCTTACTCTATtaactaaacaaaaattctctatttaaatatatatatatttttaaatttggacctaaattcaataaatttgaatctggCCTTAGTTTCATGGGTCACAGGACTTATTAAAATAGGTCGTCactaatattataaataaaaaaaattaaaaaaattaaaaaaaaaaacatgtttttcatACTAAAAAAGAACCATATTATAGACTTAGGATAAAATGTTTGACAAGctacattaataaaatatctgttttttttaactaaaaaatacccataaaattgttaatatttatttatttattttctacgtTATCTCTCTGTCCGTACTGTAAGGCCCAAACTCGTCGCCGCCGTTTGTGCGGCAGTCAACAATGTTCCGTCCAACTTAACGGCGTCAACAAAATTCGTTTAAGTTTTATTagggaaattaaataattgtatttaaataggaaatattATCAGActttcttattaaataaagtatttttaataattttattacattatttaactttaaagTAATGACTTAACTACCCTAAAAGATCTCGCCCGCTTTGCTTACATGTAACCTCCCAGCGAATCACGCGCGGTTTAAGGATCGTAAAGGGAAGGGTATTTCCGTAATTTCGCAGAATCAAATGGAACTCTCATAACCACGTCACTACTTCGAATTCTAATCATGCAGTCACGATATTACTGGTCGGTGACACAAGGAAGGACACGTGGAGCGAAGTGAAAGCGAGTAGAGGGAAAAGTGTAAGTAAGAGCGAGTGGGAATTGAGGGGAAGATATTTGGCGGATCAAAAATATCTGGGTAAGTCGTCCACGTTGGCAAAGGGAATAGGCCGATCTGGAAGCGGATATTGCACTTTTTTGGCCTTTCccgtaaataaaaaaaaattaaaattaaaattattaattttcctCTGGAAATATCTAAAAACGAATtggttttcttcttcgttGCTTCGATTTCTTCTTCGATTTCGTTCTTGTTGCTTCTTTTCTTGGGCTCTCTCGCCGGAATTTTCTCGACGGCGATCGTAACTGCCGCTAATTCGAATCCCTAAACTCTCGGAGGAATTAGGTTTTTattgtttggttttgatttagTCTTGCTCTTGAGTTGAAAAGAGGAACCAGCCCTAGGTTTTGGAGTGGAGGATGGGACCGGAGGTGAAGGTCGGCGATGATAGCGGTGGTGGTGACGATGAAAACGGTGCTCATGAGAGGCGGGTACTTGAGTGGGAGGTAGGTTTGCCAGAAGCCGACGATCTAACTCCTCTGTCTCAGATGTTGATACCGCCGGAGCTTGCATCGGCATTTAGTATATCGACAGGGCCGTGTCGGACGTTGATGGATGTTAATCGAGCATCGCAGGATACGCTATCGAATCTTCGTGGATTTCAATCGCATGCGTTTTCGTCGAATAATTTCAAGTCGTTTAATGATGACCAGACTCGGGATCATGATACGATGGTGGTTGAAGGAGATGAGACGACGGAGAGAGATGCGGGTTCGGATTCTAGGAAATTGAGGAAGGTTGATTGTGTGGAGGAGGCTGATTCTGCTCTTCGGATGGATAACTCGATGGATGATCCGTCCGCTCGGGCCTCGAAGAGACCGAGGCTTGTTTGGACGCCGCAATTACACAAGCGATTTGTGGATGTTGTTGCTCGTCTTGGAATTAAGAACGCGGTTCCCAAAACTATTATGCAGTTGATGAACGTGGAGGGATTGACTCGGGAGAATGTTGCGAGCCATCTTCAGAAATACAGGCTTTACTTGAAGAGGATGCAGGGATCTTCCCACGAGGGCCCGTCGTCGCCGGACCGGATTTTCGCGTCCACGCCTGTACCGCAGACCTTGCACGAGTCTGCCAGCAGTGGGCATGCCAGTGGAAATGGGCATTTGCCAGTTCCGACTCCGATGCCGTATGGACCGCCGATGATGCCCATGCCCATGCTTGGCATGGCAGTGTCTGGTCATGCTCACAGTTATATGGGTATGCCTGTCGCTCACCCGGGAAGCGCACAGGGATACCATAGCTTTGAAACGCATCCTTACAATATGATGCATCAGAGAGATTGGTCGGGGAACAAATACGGCTCGATCGTGCCTTACCCTCATCCGCATGTACCTCCTAGTAGTAATGATAAGTGAATTCCGCAGATTTTCAGGTTGGCTGCTTGATCTTACTGAGTTTTTCCTATACCTTGTTAATGAGTgatataattatgttttacTGGAGCGATAGTACGGCTTTGGTATCTGGgaattatttcatattatcGATTTAATAGAATTCATTTTACTTTGGCAGCATTGTTAGGAATCTATCCCAATAATATTTGTCCTAAAtctgttcttcattgtttctaaaacTGGATTCTGCAAGTGCTGCTTGTGTCTCTAACGAACggtgttaagaatcacgaacctccacaatagtatgacaTTACCACTTTGAGTATATTCTCTCAtgacttttcttttagtttcccaaaaggcctcatacgaaTAGAGATCGTATtacttacttataaacctatgatgaaccccaaaatgcctcataccacGAGTCGGGATTTGGAGAGGATGGTGTGTTAGTCAGTGGACTTCTCGAACTTAACAACAAATTCTGCTTCAGACACGTGAAATGGTGAACCCCATATAAAATTAAGCTTTGTAAAGCAGTATTATTGAGTTTGTTGAAACTTGAAAGCTTTCTTTTTGtctaaatatatttagtaaGACAATAATTTATGGCTTGTTCATGGCTTTTAGGGGCTACTCTGACTTTGTTTTAAGAACTGTTCCCAGTAACTGTAGTTAAATGACTAGTAAGAAGTAAGAACaagtttattttgtatttatgattttggatGGAAGAACATCAGTTAGTTAATCTAAGAAACTGGACATCTGTTACTATGAGttaactaaaaagaaaacatagaaaaagaaaaaaaaagacttcCAAAAAACATTTCCCATAAAGATGTCTAAACTGAGTTTTTGTTCTAATAAAGCAAAAACGTTCTTTTGGTCTCAAATGGCTTTCAAACAGCGCCTTGTTACTTTCTTTAGTTGAACCACTGCGTGATTACTTCACTCTTCAGCTTCTGATTCCTCCCTATGCGTCCTGCTCATTTAGATAAgcttcttttgttcttcactGTGTAGTCTCCAATCTAAGATTTCCCTTCATCGTGGAGAAATCTAAGCGTTTAGTacgtattttttgtttgttggcTTCCACCTGCAAGTTGTTCTAACACAATGACCATGCTTCAACTTATGGCTTGAAATTGTTGCCAAAATTTGTACAGatatttattgatttctttcatttaatcTTGCTTCCTTATGTAATGGCTTCGTGGATATTTGAACTGTTCATATTATGTCCTATGCATATTCATATAGTCTCCTTCATTTTGAGTGCATGGATCCAGTGGAACTGGTTTGAATGTTAAGAAAGTTATGTTTATAAGACTAAGTTGTTATGATGCAAGGAGATGCAAGAAATTGCAACCTGCTTGACCTTATACTAaagagttttttcttttacaatcTGCTGTGCTTTTAAACCAACTGCATCATTCAGGTGTGATCTAAGATGCATGACACTGTAGTTACAGGAGAGGCAAGAGATAGCCTAATCTCTCATCACATTGAAAAACTTCCCCATCACCTCTGGTGGATTATAGAAGGATCAAAGGGCACGCCGAATGATCCTTGTCAATGGAATGGATATGTGTGTTGTGATTCTCTCCTTAGGATGACATGAAAAGGTTAATTTTCCTTTGAATGAATGTCTGCTGGGTTATTCTCTTGAATTTAGGCTCAGTTTCATATGCAAAGATCTTTTATGAGTCTTTCTATTTGGTTAAATTGGTTCAACCTTGTCTACTGATTGATGACTACCTCAACTTTATGATTTGCATGCCACTTGCAGATGTCACTCTGGAAGGAAAGAGCGGTGACCAGATTGATCATACGCACATGAGCAACATGTACTTAAACATTTCATGCAATTATATTGTTGTGTTGTCCATCAGTAAGTCAACAATTCCCCCATTATTATATACCTTTGAGATATTATTAAGATtgtgatttttattttcatactaGTTTGTGGTTAACTCACGTGAACTTGAGTCATAAGCTCTAGTGGATCTACTTGTAACAACTAAATCCACCgctattgttctctttggactttcccttcaaaTGCTTCTTCACAAGGTTTTAGAATCCATCTACTAGGAGTAGGTTTCCatggaatgtttcgttctcctatttaaccgatgtaggatctcatagTATTCTAGTGATTTCTCTCCGTCTCTAGACTAATAATAACTGCTGTGAAACTTGGTGATTATACAAGCTCAGTCGCTCCAATAAAAAGTATTTGCTTCAATCTTTCATCTTCAGAACTTTGGATTCAACTTCTCAACAAAATCATGTCGTAATAGAAAAGGTTACCATTAATAGACGTGAATGAGGTCCGTCTTATTCCTTATAGACTGTTTCTTTTGGTGCTGGTTTCACTTCTGTTTACAATTTAACTACTCATGACAAGCAGCTGTATGTTGGGTCTACCTTGGTTTATAGAGATTAGTCCTCGATCATATTTTCGGGTGGGCGGAGACTTTTGGCTACATGGCTCCTCTGCATAATCCAGGGATGGttcttgtaacagcccaagatCACCGCTAGCAAGTATTGTTCTATTTGGCCATTACGTACcaccatcagtctcacggttttaaaacgcatctctGGGCGTTTTCCACCCCCTTATAAGCATtaatttgtttccttctccaaccaatggttttaaaacgcgttcgTAAGGAAACGTTTGTTTGGAAGAGGTttggttttcatacccttataagcaatgattcgtttccctctctaactaatggttttaaaacgcgtttgtaaGGAGGTTTTTACACGCTTGTAAgcaatgtttcattcctctctccaaccaagggttttaaaacgcatgtAAAACATCTTTATAAGCAATGCTTTATATTCAGTAGCTAATTCttgtcaaaattttattgacaAAATCGACCTCAATTCTCCTCTTTGTCGTGAAGAGCTTGCAATCATTGTGCTAATCCTATTATACAGAAAAAAGTAGCTATCATGTGCTTTTCTAACGAAGCATAGAGTCCTACGGTTAACAAGGTTATCAAATGAATTGTAATGACAGTTGAAATGaccgaaaaatatatatgagtTAATATATGCTCTaaagttgaaaatatcattaaaaaaattttaaaaaggtctctcaattcaattataaattgaattaacATCGGGGACgtgaattaattatattatagaacttgttttataatataaaatggcANATCCAAAAAGGTCCCTCAACtcaattataaattgaattaacATCGGGACgtgaattaattatattatagaacttgttttataatataaaatggcATGCcgagttttgaattttaactGAATGAAGAGAATTTTAACTGAATGAAGAGCATAACTCGAGTGGGTAAAACACTCGTTATCATGTTAAAAGTTAATAGTTCGATTCTCTATTACAATTATTGAATCGTNagttttgaattttaactGAATGAAGAGAATTTTAACCGAATGAAGAGCATAACTCGAGTGGGTAAAACACTCGTTATCATGTTAAAAGTTAATAGTTCGATTCTCTATTACAATTATTGNGcgagttttgaattttaactGAATGAAGAGAATTTTAACTGAATGAAGAGCATAACTCGAGTGGGTAAAACACTCGTTATCATGTTAAAAGTTAATAGTTCGATTCTCTATTACAATTATTGAATCGTTGAGCATTGCTTGTGCCATTGCATAAGAGAAgaatatataatcattatcATATCATCCTATCATTTTCATAACCTTAGCCGGTACTTTATCTTATGGCCACATATAATAACACAGAAGTTTAAGATTTAGTCtcgtaattttttaaatgtgtttaAAAGGCCTCTAAACGCGTTTAGATCATTAATTTGTATGGAAGTTTTGTggacaaataaaatttaaacctatCTGAATTTTGAATGATATATAGGTAATTTTGATCTTTTCGTGTCtaatatgattttattaaacGTTCAACGTCCCATTAAACTCAATTTTCAATCCATCGGATAATCATGAAGGTTCAATAACTCTGAAACCTGAACCTATTTACGGGTGATATTAGTCCAGTGGAGGGTTACGAGAATCTTCTTTGAATAGGGAAACTGCTTTACNATGGAGGGTTACGAGAATCGGAGGGTTACGAGAATCTTCTTTGAATAGGGAAACTGCTTTACCGAGTGAAACAATAGTGAAACCCGAGTGAAAGAAGTCAGAACGTAGATTAAAAGCTATCCCATCCcgatttatattattgttcaAGCAGAGCAATACACAATTAAACCCAAAGCAAAAAAAGTTAACCTAGCATGGATGATTTACTTTCATCTCTTTGAGCTATTNACCGAGTGAAACAATAGTGAAACCCGAGTGAAAGAAGTCAGAACGTAGATTAAAAGCTATCCCATCCcgatttatattattgttcaAGCAGAGCAATACACAATTAAACCCAAAGCAAAAAAAGTTAACCTAGCATGGATGATTTACTTTCATCTCTTNCAGATTAAAAGCTATCCCGTCCCGATTTGTATTATTGTTCAAGCATAGCATACACAATTAAACCCAaagcaaaaatatttaacctaGCATGGATGATTTACTTTCATCTCTTTGAGCTATTTTTACCAGAATCAAAGAGGtaacaaagtaaaaaagataaaaacttGATTCCAAAATTCTCATCCCACAACCTATAGGAACCGGCTATACTAactaaaaatggaataaaattttaaaactatctCAAAACCTCTCCCCGAAACGGAAAAACAACGCACCCGTGCCCGAGTTATTGTCGACAGCATACTCGACCCGAACAAGGCCTACCTTGACACCAGCACCATATGACGAACCATGCCCCATTCGCCTATATACCTCGGTCGGGTTTCCCTTCACATCCTTCGAACTTCCAAGATCGTTCCCGTGTTCAGCAAATGCATATACATGTGTGCCTTTAACCGGGATTCGTAGCTCAGCTGCAAGCTGAATGAAAGCAATAGGAGCTAGAAATTAGAATGCTGCTCCAAATTCATGTTAAGAGTCGATTAACATTCTCGTGGACGTTCGAGATTTACCTCGAGGATGTTTCGTGCTGCACCGAGCTCACCCATATTGTAACCCCTCACAGAATAGGGCCCTCCAAGGGTAAAGGCATCATAACTTGGAAGGTCTCCTACACAGCCACCATAATGGCCATGGAGGACAAGCACAGGAGGAGGAGGTTTCCCAGCGCCTTCCTCGACCTGCTTCAGCTGTAAAAACCGTGTCAATGTAAGCTGGTGACGGTTGAAGAACGGAAATTTGCTGCCAACTCCGAGGCCTTGGTCTACCTGTAATATACACGAGGTATTCAACAATCAGCCACAGACAAAAGCTGTTCTACTCCCTTTTCGATGTCGCTTAATCAGTGTTCTTTCTACCCATTATTAGTATGTAAACGACGCAAACAGTCGGTTCAACGAAACAATGAAAGGGTAACAAACACGACACGATGCAAATATTAAGAAAGACTTGCACCTGAAATACGTTCCTCTCGCCAACTATAGAGCCATTGACGAATTTCGTATTATCCCGCGTTATGTTCGCTTGTAAAAATGCCATCCAATCGGCACCAGTCCCGCTCAGAGTCGTGGGTGGTCCATCGGCACTAATACCTCCACCAAGCAACGCCCTCTGACCATTCGAACAGATATTACTACTTTCGTCTCGTGTGATTACCTCCTCCATTACAAGCCCGTACGTAAATTTGCTTTGGCGGGTGAAATTCTA
Encoded here:
- the LOC111784636 gene encoding uncharacterized protein LOC111784636 is translated as MAASSVCFHSSTNVRGLSVVDRHQIPFRHFDKQVKSPLMVFNSPFHLRFSPSITRPNGSTNSPPTLFLSRTMRIQPKCSSSDAVSSKSPNPFLKPFEFFSFDSLQGTLSRTTPFDVVKWSGVLAISIAAVKSTLNLFFNPFFWMYFSWTWLFWPWIVAFATAAYGLYCLRKHLIGEANIFEQLSIVTSLFTWLTLVPPAYFNGFLEGWPFVFFFVYHYFFFFNVSIRKRLYGDYFVRPHDPKWDVNMPNLHRLLFSVGIMVGHWLAAFEGPELHQVPGGWSNVGIWILILITLLTHYNSSLYLAKYSEKVVVPTAVVQFGPYRWVRHPIYASTMLLFATYCAALRAPGSLLFIVAVCSLYYGQKAKVEEALMVETFGEGYVEYANKVRYKFIPFVY
- the LOC111784650 gene encoding transcription factor PCL1-like; the encoded protein is MGPEVKVGDDSGGGDDENGAHERRVLEWEVGLPEADDLTPLSQMLIPPELASAFSISTGPCRTLMDVNRASQDTLSNLRGFQSHAFSSNNFKSFNDDQTRDHDTMVVEGDETTERDAGSDSRKLRKVDCVEEADSALRMDNSMDDPSARASKRPRLVWTPQLHKRFVDVVARLGIKNAVPKTIMQLMNVEGLTRENVASHLQKYRLYLKRMQGSSHEGPSSPDRIFASTPVPQTLHESASSGHASGNGHLPVPTPMPYGPPMMPMPMLGMAVSGHAHSYMGMPVAHPGSAQGYHSFETHPYNMMHQRDWSGNKYGSIVPYPHPHVPPSSNDK